In a single window of the Thunnus albacares chromosome 1, fThuAlb1.1, whole genome shotgun sequence genome:
- the LOC122988283 gene encoding type-2 ice-structuring protein-like: MLAVSLLIFTMMALTRANNSSEVLSINERGPCPNNWDHYEGRCFHFVPRPLTWAKAQSNCQSMGANLASIHSIEENHKIRSIIEANAVMLENTWIGGSDCQSVGSWFWIDGTPFNFQEWCGDPRPSPGQNCIRINSGGKCWDNLNCFFGLESMCVKPAN; the protein is encoded by the exons ATGCTGGCTGTATCGCTCCTTATTTTCACCATGATGGCTCTGACTAGAGCAAATA ACAGCTCTGAGGTGCTGTCTATCAATGAAAGAGGGCCTTGTCCTAACAACTGGGATCATTATGAAGGTCGCTGTTTCCACTTTGTTCCAAGACCCTTGACTTGGGCGAAGGCCCAG TCAAACTGTCAGTCCATGGGCGCAAACCTTGCATCGATACACAGCATTGAAGAGAACCATAAGATTCGGAGCATTATAGAGGCAAATGCTGTAATGCTGGAAAACACATGGATTGGAGGCTCAGATTGCCAATCG GTAGGTTCTTGGTTCTGGATTGACGGTACACCTTTCAACTTCCAAGAATGGTGTGGTGATCCACGTCCTAGTCCCGGTCAGAACTGTATCCGGATTAATTCTGGAGGTAAAT GCTGGGATAACTTGAACTGCTTCTTTGGACTTGAATCAATGTGTGTGAAACCGGCCAATTAA